One stretch of Podospora bellae-mahoneyi strain CBS 112042 chromosome 2, whole genome shotgun sequence DNA includes these proteins:
- the trs31 gene encoding Trafficking protein particle complex subunit 31 (COG:U; EggNog:ENOG503P13Z; BUSCO:EOG09263ZW6), whose translation MSQPRPPPTSSGNPSAPPQKEPSSSHATGLRYPSNGKTIYHRHLSRSRTAELSQASFAYLFSEMVTYAQRRVTGIQDLEKRLNTQGHPLGLKLLDLLLIREPPRSQSRPLNIITLLHFIKINLWQHLFGRQADRLEKSSDPDAPDEYMIIDNEPLVNAYVSVPKEMSQLNCAAFVAGIIEGVCDGAVFPARVTAHSVGSKEEGEMWPGKTVFLVKFQPEVLEREALIGGKG comes from the exons ATGTCCCAACCacgaccccctcccacatcatCAGGCAACCCATccgcccctccccaaaaagaaccctcctcctcccacgccACTGGCCTCCGCTACCCCTCCAACGGTAAAACCATctaccaccgccacctctCCCGCAGCCGAACCGCCGAGCTCTCCCAAGCCTCCTTCGCCTACCTCTTCTCCGAAATGGTCACCTACGCCCAAAGGCGAGTAACCGGGATCCAAGACCTCGAGAAACG CCTCAACACCCAAGGCCACCCTCTAGGCCTAAaactcctcgacctcctcctcatccgcgaACCCCCCCGCTCCCAATCCCGccccctcaacatcatcactctcctccaCTTCATCAAGATCAACCTCTGGCAGCACCTCTTTGGCCGGCAAGCCGACCGCCTCGAAAAATCCTCCGATCCCGACGCGCCAGACGAGTACATGATTATCGACAACGAACCCCTCGTCAACGCTTACGTCTCTGTCCCAAAGGAAATGTCACAGCTCAACTGCGCGGCGTTTGTGGCCGGCATCATCGAGGGGGTGTGTGACGGGGCGGTTTTTCCTGCGAGAGTCACGGCCCATAGCGTGGGGAgtaaggaggagggggagatgtgGCCGGGGAAGACGGTGTTTTTGGTCAAGTTCCAGCCCGAGGTTTTGGAGCGGGAGGCGTTGATTGGTGGGAAGGGTTAG
- a CDS encoding hypothetical protein (EggNog:ENOG503P55D; COG:S), translating to MNQGGRDLETIWEDTEDEVDLHVDPANLDRPSNPIAAGSSSPPLPPPSHIQHPNLPSYEDEHSNQPALPAQTDHTDQILDDNVSVGDSDGLGLDSTPEAEGDFLLNWIRNHAEARDADRNHDNNEADITSELEGPDTDRDASYATSTSSWELDGRTSSQIVSLPDITEVPEVKNLEVEATVTSRAIARLWIGHASMNKDAHYSYVHFHHSFHADLLEEFRKDSKLPNDDIYVPPHLQPVNPEDEDDVVPDQHAAFGIQKATQKVKEPAWRDLGLEELMSRGPGGGNAHQGPWANNSRPGTSSGAGAAAAGGAAGRGNAAPRRRPGHRAPGSGYRGLPR from the exons ATGAATCAAGGCGGCCGGGACCTCGAGACCATTTGGGAAGACACAGAGGACGAAGTTGATCTCCATGTCGACCCTGCCAACCTCGACCGACCTTCCAACCCAATCGCTGCCggatcttcttctcccccgctcccccccccctctcacaTCCAGCACCCGAATCTTCCCTCTTACGAGGACGAACACAGCAATCAACCTGCCCTGCCTGCCCAGACCGATCACACTGATCAAatcctcgacgacaacgTCTCCGTCGGCGACTCTGACGGTCTCGGTCTAGACAGCACTCCTGAGGCAGAGGGTGATTTTTTGCTCAACTGGATCCGCAATCACGCCGAAGCCCGTGACGCCGATCGCAACCACGACAATAACGAAGCGGATATAACCTCTGAGCTCGAGGGCCCGGATACCGACCGCGACGCCTCGTACGCGACGAGCACCAGTTCCTGGGAGCTCGACGGCCGCACATCCAGCCAGATAGTTTCTTTGCCGGATATCACGGAGGTGCCCGAGGTGAAGAACCTTGAGGTTGAGGCCACCGTGACTAGTCGGGCGATTGCTAGACTCTGGATTGGACACGCCAGCATG AATAAAGACGCCCACTACTCCTACGtccacttccaccactcCTTCCACGCCGACCTTCTCGAAGAGTTCCGCAAGGACTCCAAACTCCCCAACGACGACATTTACGTCCCGCCTCACCTCCAGCCTGTCAAtcccgaggacgaggacgatgtcgTCCCCGATCAGCACGCCGCCTTCGGGATTCAAAAGGCGACTCAGAAGGTGAAGGAGCCGGCTTGGAGGGacttggggttggaggagctcaTGTCGAGGGGCcctgggggtgggaatgCTCACCAGGGTCCGTGGGCTAACAACAGCCGGCCTGGGACTTCGTCTGGTGCTGGggctgctgcggctggggGTGCTGCTGGCCGTGGCAATGCTGCCCCGCGCAGACGCCCTGGTCATCGCGCTCCGGGGTCGGGGTACCGCGGCTTGCCGCGCTGA
- a CDS encoding hypothetical protein (EggNog:ENOG503NUKV; COG:Q), with the protein MSQEWDVAPAAVVTDFVERVLHLAHMAIVKNITRPTTYRSTPRQICPRCIPDCPGRLTPGDDPVAKLGGPRCDSRFGITFRSYLGGLYVLSLLPSTGLEHAGKVTRYHSAALYAIFLLLSAVTSGADSIATNVSLSLLITALLSPRPHQKDGPPELDATGESQSSILVFGRLPG; encoded by the exons ATGTCTCAGGAATGGGATGTAGCGCCTGCTGCAGTTGTGACAGACTTTGTCGAGCG CGTCTTGCATCTTGCTCACATGGCAATTGTGAAAAACATCACCCGCCCAACAACGTACCGCTCAACACCCCGCCAAATCTGTCCGCGGTGCATTCCTGACTGCCCTGGAAGGCTTACTCCTGGCGACGACCCTGTCGCTAAACTGGGAGGGCCTCGCTGCGA TTCCCGGTTCGGCATCACCTTCAGATCCTACCTAGGCGGATTGTATGTCTTGTCTCTGCTGCCGTCCACCGGCCTTGAGCATGCCGGAAAGGTTACTCGCTATCATTCGGCTGCACTCTATGCTATTTTCTTGCTCTTGTCCGCCGTAACCAGTGGTGCTGATTCCATCGCTACCAATGTATCATTATCTCTGCTCATCACTGCGTTGCTTTCGCCGCGCCCGCACCAGAAGGATGGCCCTCCTGAGTTGGACGCGACGGGTGAATCTCAGTCCAGCATTTTGGTCTTTGGTCGTTTGCCTGGCTAG
- a CDS encoding hypothetical protein (EggNog:ENOG503NUKV; COG:Q), with translation MLFKAWRTGSLQSRDVPEPALLSAADKLVIRTKLRIQGVVAVARAVLIFMPTFLLRPILQFVEGPTESSIEEAQGYVVLVFVTSVLASAAEARTIWLGQKIGLRLKTILIGEVYHKALRRPMAVGSSSGGPEGQTADIGTIMNLFTGDINQLADLGQTYIRSGPQSPFKYSWLSRCSTGLWDSARLQELW, from the exons ATGCTCTTCAAGGCCTGGCGCACTGGGAGTCTCCAGTCTCGAGACGTACCGGAGCCGGCTTTGCTCAGCGCTGCCGACAAGCTTGTGATTCGAACCAAGCTGAGGA TTCAGGGCGTTGTAGCGGTTGCTCGGGCAGTCCTGATTTTCATGCCCACTTTTTTGTTAAGGCCAATCCTTCAATTTGTCGAGGGGCCAACAGAGTCCTCCATCGAGGAAGCTCAGGGTTATGTGGTGCTCGTATTTGTCACCAGTGTTTTGGCATCCGCTGCTGAGGCTCGAACCATCTGGCTTGGCCAGAAGATTGGGCTCCGGCTGAAGACAATCCTGATCGGCGAGGTCTATCACAAAGCCCTGAGGCGGCCGATGGCCGTTGGATCCTCGAGCGGTGGGCCTGAAGGGCAAACGGCTGATATTGGCACCATCATGAACCTCTTCACCGGCGATATCAACCAACTTGCTGATTTGGGGCAAACATACATCAGGTCTGGGCCTCAGTCCCCGTTCAAATATTCATGGCTGTCACGCTGCTCTACTGGACTCTGGGACTCAGCGCGTTTGCAGGAACTGTGGTGA
- a CDS encoding hypothetical protein (EggNog:ENOG503NUKV; COG:Q): MSYAIVFSEQVLWLIRYYTVTIQNMTALQRVCGCLDVSTGAQEAKSIREPSKEWPSSGFVEYRTVSARYAAHLDPVLRNLSFQVWPLERVGIVGRTSAGKSRLALTLLRGLEIESGQILIDGLDTKTIDLHTLRSRLSYVPQDPTLFAGTLRLNLDPYNEHTDEEVLDALKRVGLFDSSEGRGKFTDLSFTLAERGSNISQGQRQLVCIASSVLKGYKVVVLDEATASIDHESDIKIQACIRSMEATVITIAHRLRTVIDYDRILSLDTGCMKECDHSWELLQQKNGVFRGCVMRRWTGKSRLHFLRRHGIVGIPPDVTDLAFICFECDEASS; the protein is encoded by the exons ATGTCATATGCCATTGTTTTCTCGGAACAGGTACTGTGGTTGATTCGATATTACACGGTGACTATCCAGAACATGACTGC TCTCCAGCGCGTTTGTGGCTGCTTGGATGTAAGTACCGGGGCACAAGAGGCAAAATCCATCAGGGAACCAAGCAAAGAATGGCCTTCGTCAGGCTTCGTAGAATACCGCACAGTCTCTGCTCGCTACGCAGCCCATCTAGACCCCGTACTTAGGAATCTTTCTTTCCAAGTCTGGCCTCTGGAGAGGGTGGGCATCGTTGGCCGTACTAGTGCTGGAAAATCTCGTCTGGCACTCACTCTGCTGCGCGGCCTCGAGATCGAGAGCGGGCAGATTCTGATCGACGGTTTGGACACCAAAACGATCGATTTGCACACGCTGCGCAGCCGGCTATCCTACGTACCGCAAGACCCGACGCTCTTTGCTGGGACGTTGCGTCTGAATCTCGACCCATACAACGAACACACAGACGAGGAGGTTCTCGATGCCTTGAAACGAGTTGGCTTGTTCGATTCAAGTGAAGGAAGAGGGAAGTTTACGGATTTATCCTTCACTCTTGCAGAAAGGGGCTCAAACATATCCCAGGGACAGAGGCAACTCGTGTGCATTGCAAGTTCTGTGCTGAAAGGCTACAAGGTAGTCGTCCTGGACGAAGCGACAGCGTCGATTGACCATGAGTCGGATATCAAGATTCAGGCGTGTATCCGGAGCATGGAGGCCACTGTCATTACGATTGCACATCGTCTACGTACTGTCATCGACTATGATCGCATCCTGAGTCTGGACACCGGGTGCATGAAGGAGTGCGACCATTCGTGGGAGTTGCTTCAGCAGAAGAACGGCGTCTTCAGGGGATGTGTGATGCGGCGATGGACCGGGAAGAGTCGTTTGCACTTTCTAAGGCGGCATGGGATAGTAGGCATACCGCCTGATGTTACGGACCTCGCATTTATTTGTTTTGAATGTGATGAAGCAAGCTCATGA
- a CDS encoding hypothetical protein (EggNog:ENOG503P6EW) has product MREMEFAGLQPQKLAPAGRPITVGLYDREWKWSSSYPQLSRCQRMAAPVRPDPQVQVLPSAAADRPFPIGAFARSPNCPQNTADKASGTAPEDVFERKATDATTHRSTPSARHFSNRARSISCWEGVTGPFCFNTKLYSPRYSQASSVDHSNQPAHIMASLTDNNNNKPGLTVETTSMSRLSTKTSQETLTPEPFPTLTEKDTSASRLSDLSTPATTHRLNPFDTDIEAMITNENSHKRSAECTKGGTDCQVWPGQDHWKRKAKAAKKNRRACNCLAGLSKRNRILVKILLIFLIVGIAVGVGFGVSKPLGAGIWRSETQNS; this is encoded by the exons ATGCGGGAGATGGAGTTTGCAGGTTTGCAACCCCAGAAGCTAGCGCCAGCCGGCCGGCCAATCACAGTGGGGCTGTATGACCGAGAATGGAAGTGGAGCTCGAGCTATCCACAGCTTAGCAGGTGCCAGCGAATGGCAGCCCCGGTCAGGCCAGACCCCCAGGTTCAAGTGCTGCCAAGTGCTGCCGCTGACCGCCCCTTTCCCATTGGTGCATTCGCCAGGAG CCCCAATTGCCCTCAAAACACCGCTGACAAGGCGAGTGGAACGGCCCCCGAGGACGTTTTTGAGAGGAAGGCGACGGATGCCACAACACACCGTTCGACACCATCTGCCAGACATTTCTCCAACCGAGCCCGCTCAATCTCCTGCTGGGAAGGGGTCACGGGTCCTTTTTgcttcaacaccaagctctATTCACCTCGGTATTCACAAGCATCGTCAGTCGACCATTCTAATC AACCAGCACACATCATGGCTTCTCTAACagataacaacaacaacaagccaggCTTGACCGTCGAGACGACGTCAATGTCCCGGCTGTCTACCAAGACTTCTCAAGAGACACTCACACCCGAACCATTCCCAACACTGACCGAGAAGGACACGTCAGCGTCGCGACTCTCGGACTTATCTACACCAGCTACCACTCACCGATTAAACCCCTTCGACACCGATATCGAGGCCATGATCACCAACGAGAACAGCCACAAGAGATCAGCCGAGTGCACAAAGGGAGGAACCGATTGCCAAGTTTGGCCCGGGCAAGATCACTGGAAGCGAAAAGCCAAGGCCGCCAAAAAGAATCGGCGCGCCTGCAACTGCCTCGCCGGCCTCAGCAAACGGAACCGAATTCTCGTCAAGATCCTactcatcttcctcattGTCGGCATTGCAGTCGGTGTAGGATTTGGAGTCAGCAAGCCTCTCGGCGCGGGCATCTGGCGCAGCGAGACCCAGAATAGCTAA